CTTAACAACTGATTCAACATGCCCCTTCAGTGTATTCAGCTCCCTCAGCCTACACATATGCCATTaaataaatatcatttcctactcatgaaaaggaaaagaaatgcgGTAATGATAAAGAAATGCATGCGATCACTCACCTCGCAACCTCGGCCCTGCGCTTCGCCTGCTCTGCAATCTCTGAAAGTTCTCTGTAACTACTCTTTTCATTGAACAGATTTGAGGTTTCAGGTGGTTGAAGACCATGCAGAGTTCTCTGCGCCGCTGCCCATTGTGCTTCTCTTTCCTCTTTCCCGTAATCCTTCTTTGTAGTGAAGGCAGTCTGTTATTGGAACAACAAAAAAGGCAGAAGAAATTCATGACCAAAACAATAGAAAAGACTAAAAGAAAAAGGTGTTTCATATTGGAATTGcaaatacaagaaaaaaaaaaaacaaaagaatgaaTCCAATACCTTGTTCTCCAAAAGGTTATCCCAAGCCTTGCCGCTAAGAACGTATCGGATTGCAAATTTGATAAGATCAAGAGGGATATATGTCACCACACTGTAAAGCCAGATTACACCGGCCCATCCCCACCCCATTCCTTTAATCCTTGCAAAACCCCAGTTTGCATAGACAGCTATCAAAGTGGCAACCTGCCAACAAAATGCATGTGACCGCTAAGCTTTCATTTTTCATGTTCTAATAATAGGCAGGCAAGGCACTTATCCTTTTCTTTTTGGTAATATAGGACTTAATTTAAGAGAGTTAGCTGAATTTGTGAACTTCTTCATTTATTATTACGATGCTGATGCTGATGCTGATAATGTTAATACCGCAATTTCAGCTTtttatgaagaaaataaaaaagattagtCAAAATTTCTTACCAGCTGAGCAATAACAAAAGCAGTGAGTAGAAGAAGTCCAGGACGTTCAACATAGGACCAGCTGCGAGACCGTGTAACAAAAATGAGGGCCTGACTCACTATGCTAACTTGAAGGTATAAAGCTGCCATCATTTCTTCAGGACTATCCGCTAGTGATCTAACATTAAACATATTCTGAAATGTAGGAAAAGGAAGCTTAGCAAAACCCAACCCaccaaatttagaaaaaaaagaatgGGACGTAACCATAGCCACAGCTGTTCTTACCGGAAAGAAATCGGCGTCTTTCATTGCCCAGAAGAATACCACAGTCATTAGTGCCAAGTAACCTCCAAGCACAATGCCAGTCGAGAAAATCTCCTTCAGTTTCCAGCTGTCTGGCTGTGGAGACGGTTTTACTCTGTCCTTGGAGATTGTCATGATTGTACCTATTGATGTGATGATGAATTAAATCAGATTAATAAAGCACAATAAGGCATATAATATTTGATGTAATAGTCAAATAGAAGTATCATCTCACCATCGTTTAGGATGGCAATAATTAAAACCATGAAGGGTGCGAAGTCAAACTTCCATATCAAGGCGATAAACATGAAGCCAAACTGCCAAAatgaaaatatgattaaaatttaataatccaTTTGTAAAACTATATAGAAATATTAGTGCTCAAGTCTCGAAAGCTCTTTATATACTTACCACAATACGAATGGTGATTGAAACTGCATAGATCTATAAAGTTGAAAAGAACGGAGCAAAGATTAGAAAAACTTTCACTGTTGGAATAAGGACCTTAAAAATGGAAACAAAAGTAAGCTACGATAGGACTAACCGTGTAGTTTTTCATCCTTTGGAAAATAGCCCTGCTGGTCAGCACTGCACTGATAATGACACTTAGCCCAGGTTCAGTAAGTACAATGTCTGAAGCACTTCGAGCGGCATCTGTAGCATCGGCAACAGCAATTCCAATGTCTGCCTTCTTTAAAGCGGGGGCATCATTGACACCATCTCCAGTCATGCCACAAATATGTTTCCTCTCCTGTAGCCTCTTTACAATTTCATATTTGTGTTCTGTCATTGACATAAAAAGGAATTGTTCGggggaaaaagaaaaacttaaagagTAGAGTAGAGGACCCCATAGCAAAGAAAGTTATTACACTGTGAAAAACAACCTAAAAATATCTAAGGTGCTGGGAATGTGCAtgataactctttttttttttgttcatttacgAACATATCATATCATCTTAATTATCAGCAAGTTCTTGTTTTTCAGAATATCACATACTTTGGAATACTTTGGACAACTAAAAACGCACCTGGAAATACTCCTGCAAATCCATCAGCCTTCTCGATCAATTCATCTACAGGGAGAGAAGCAATGGAAGCATCCTTGTCTTGGCCCAGCAAGGAAGATGAAGGGTACATGTTTGTTCCCATTCCAAGCCTCCTACCAGTTTCTTTGGCAATTGCAAGCTGATCCCCTGAGTAGAATTAGAAATTTTCAACACAAAATTGACACATGAAACTATAGacaatttacaatattaaaataaaatttaaacaactcTTACCAGTTATCATCTTAACATTCACCCCAAGGTTTAGAGCTCTTCTGATGGTTTCTGCACTATCATGCCTTGGAGGATCAAACAGTGGTAACAAACCAATAAGCTGCCATGGTGCCCCAGGGCCGTCTTTTGATTTCTCAGGTACTTCCTGCAATAATAGATATTAAACAATATGATTTTACCCCAATTTACTTTGTCTAATCAACATGAAGCAATCAAAGTTTAATTTGCTTACCTGTCTTGCAACAGCCAAAGATCGAAGTCCACGTTCAGCGAACTTATCAATAACTGCATGGACCTTTTTCTTGACATCttctttgcaattgcaaagaGTTATGAtctaattcagaaaaaaaaaaagcatgtaTATTAGAAGTTACTTTCAAATTT
The genomic region above belongs to Gossypium hirsutum isolate 1008001.06 chromosome D05, Gossypium_hirsutum_v2.1, whole genome shotgun sequence and contains:
- the LOC107906767 gene encoding plasma membrane ATPase 4 isoform X2, producing MGNDRGISLEEIKNESVDLERIPIEEVFEQLKCTRGGLTSEEGANRLQVFGPNKLEEKKESKFLKFLGFMWNPLSWVMEAAALMAIALANGDGRPPDWQDFVGIIALLLINSSISFIEENNAGNAAAALMANLAPKTKVLRDGRWSEQDAAILVPGDIITIKLGDIVPADARLLEGDPLKIDQSALTGESLPVTKNPSDEVFSGSTCKQGEIEAVVIATGVHTFFGKAAHLVDSTNQVGHFQKVLTAIGNFCICSIAVGIIIEMIVMYPIQHRKYRDGIDNLLVLLIGGIPIAMPTVLSVTMAIGSHRLSQQGAITKRMTAIEEMAGMDVLCSDKTGTLTLNKLTVDRNLIEVFAKGVEKEHVILYAARASRTENQDAIDAAIVGMLADPKEARAGIREIHFLPFNPVDKRTALTYIDAAGNWHRASKGAPEQIITLCNCKEDVKKKVHAVIDKFAERGLRSLAVARQEVPEKSKDGPGAPWQLIGLLPLFDPPRHDSAETIRRALNLGVNVKMITGDQLAIAKETGRRLGMGTNMYPSSSLLGQDKDASIASLPVDELIEKADGFAGVFPEHKYEIVKRLQERKHICGMTGDGVNDAPALKKADIGIAVADATDAARSASDIVLTEPGLSVIISAVLTSRAIFQRMKNYTIYAVSITIRIVFGFMFIALIWKFDFAPFMVLIIAILNDGTIMTISKDRVKPSPQPDSWKLKEIFSTGIVLGGYLALMTVVFFWAMKDADFFPNMFNVRSLADSPEEMMAALYLQVSIVSQALIFVTRSRSWSYVERPGLLLLTAFVIAQLVATLIAVYANWGFARIKGMGWGWAGVIWLYSVVTYIPLDLIKFAIRYVLSGKAWDNLLENKTAFTTKKDYGKEEREAQWAAAQRTLHGLQPPETSNLFNEKSSYRELSEIAEQAKRRAEVARLRELNTLKGHVESVVKLKGLDIDTIQQHYTV
- the LOC107906767 gene encoding plasma membrane ATPase 4 isoform X1, coding for MGNDRGISLEEIKNESVDLERIPIEEVFEQLKCTRGGLTSEEGANRLQVFGPNKLEEKKESKFLKFLGFMWNPLSWVMEAAALMAIALANGDGRPPDWQDFVGIIALLLINSSISFIEENNAGNAAAALMANLAPKTKVLRDGRWSEQDAAILVPGDIITIKLGDIVPADARLLEGDPLKIDQSALTGESLPVTKNPSDEVFSGSTCKQGEIEAVVIATGVHTFFGKAAHLVDSTNQVGHFQKVLTAIGNFCICSIAVGIIIEMIVMYPIQHRKYRDGIDNLLVLLIGGIPIAMPTVLSVTMAIGSHRLSQQGAITKRMTAIEEMAGMDVLCSDKTGTLTLNKLTVDRNLIEVFAKGVEKEHVILYAARASRTENQDAIDAAIVGMLADPKEARAGIREIHFLPFNPVDKRTALTYIDAAGNWHRASKGAPEQIITLCNCKEDVKKKVHAVIDKFAERGLRSLAVARQEVPEKSKDGPGAPWQLIGLLPLFDPPRHDSAETIRRALNLGVNVKMITGDQLAIAKETGRRLGMGTNMYPSSSLLGQDKDASIASLPVDELIEKADGFAGVFPEHKYEIVKRLQERKHICGMTGDGVNDAPALKKADIGIAVADATDAARSASDIVLTEPGLSVIISAVLTSRAIFQRMKNYTIYAVSITIRIVFGFMFIALIWKFDFAPFMVLIIAILNDGTIMTISKDRVKPSPQPDSWKLKEIFSTGIVLGGYLALMTVVFFWAMKDADFFPVRTAVAMVTSHSFFSKFGGLGFAKLPFPTFQNMFNVRSLADSPEEMMAALYLQVSIVSQALIFVTRSRSWSYVERPGLLLLTAFVIAQLVATLIAVYANWGFARIKGMGWGWAGVIWLYSVVTYIPLDLIKFAIRYVLSGKAWDNLLENKTAFTTKKDYGKEEREAQWAAAQRTLHGLQPPETSNLFNEKSSYRELSEIAEQAKRRAEVARLRELNTLKGHVESVVKLKGLDIDTIQQHYTV